One genomic window of Thermococcus indicus includes the following:
- a CDS encoding immunoglobulin-like domain-containing protein, protein MRWKTGAGITLLVLLLWGLTGPHFMISLDKRTYSAGEEPELTIRNVGLTPIYFGQGYLIYRWENGSWVGVRTPFIFIAVLHDLSPFHSWRQSVALKYLPENESPGEPRPYPDLPPGRYRLVKEICGWPLGCRNASVEFEVEG, encoded by the coding sequence ATGAGGTGGAAGACTGGAGCTGGAATAACCCTTCTGGTGCTTCTCCTCTGGGGCCTCACCGGACCGCACTTCATGATAAGCCTCGATAAGCGCACGTATTCAGCCGGAGAAGAGCCGGAGCTGACGATAAGGAACGTCGGCCTAACCCCGATTTATTTCGGCCAGGGCTACCTCATCTACCGGTGGGAGAACGGGAGCTGGGTTGGAGTAAGAACTCCGTTTATCTTTATCGCCGTGCTCCACGACCTGTCCCCATTCCATTCCTGGAGGCAGAGTGTTGCCCTGAAATACCTGCCGGAAAACGAATCCCCAGGGGAACCCCGTCCCTATCCCGACCTTCCTCCCGGAAGGTACAGGCTCGTGAAGGAAATCTGCGGATGGCCCTTGGGATGCAGGAACGCGAGCGTGGAGTTTGAGGTTGAGGGTTGA
- the ribD gene encoding bifunctional diaminohydroxyphosphoribosylaminopyrimidine deaminase/5-amino-6-(5-phosphoribosylamino)uracil reductase RibD has product MSTGDGKFMRLALELAKRGDGWVNPNPMVGAVIVKDEKIIGLGWHRNFGGRHAEVNAIEDAKRKGHDVRGATMYVTLEPCSHWGKQPPCADRIIEEGFKRVVVAMEDPNPLVAGRGIEKMRKAGIEVEVGVLGREARKLNEIFIKYITTGTPFVSIKLALTLDGFIATENGSSQWITGEEARLKVQELRKRHMAIMVGSGTVLADDPRLNCRLENCPEKVKVILDRSGRVAEAIKAGRRFKLFEDGRAIFFTERPELFEGIAEAYPITEPGEILRKLGELGIDSILIEGGRIACEFLAFADKFYLFYGPKLFGNGIKPFECLKVENADYALLLRIESIERLGESFLVTAYPGDGDVQRNR; this is encoded by the coding sequence ATGAGCACCGGGGATGGAAAGTTCATGCGTCTGGCACTTGAGCTGGCAAAGCGAGGAGATGGTTGGGTTAATCCAAACCCAATGGTCGGTGCTGTCATAGTGAAGGATGAAAAAATCATTGGTCTTGGATGGCACCGGAACTTTGGTGGAAGGCACGCCGAAGTTAACGCGATAGAGGACGCCAAAAGGAAGGGCCACGACGTTAGAGGAGCGACGATGTACGTAACGCTCGAACCCTGCTCCCACTGGGGGAAGCAGCCACCCTGCGCTGACAGGATAATCGAGGAGGGCTTCAAGCGCGTTGTGGTAGCGATGGAAGACCCCAATCCCCTCGTGGCCGGCAGGGGGATCGAGAAGATGAGGAAGGCCGGAATAGAGGTCGAGGTAGGCGTCCTAGGGAGGGAAGCAAGGAAGCTCAACGAGATTTTCATCAAGTACATAACCACCGGAACCCCCTTTGTCTCGATAAAGCTCGCCTTGACCCTTGACGGCTTCATCGCGACCGAAAACGGCTCCTCACAGTGGATTACTGGAGAAGAGGCGAGGCTGAAGGTTCAAGAGCTCAGGAAGAGGCACATGGCTATAATGGTCGGCTCTGGAACGGTTCTGGCAGACGATCCAAGGCTCAACTGCCGGCTTGAAAACTGCCCGGAGAAGGTGAAGGTAATCCTCGACCGCTCCGGAAGGGTTGCGGAAGCAATCAAGGCGGGAAGGAGGTTCAAACTCTTCGAGGACGGGAGGGCGATATTCTTCACCGAGAGGCCGGAACTCTTCGAAGGCATAGCGGAGGCCTACCCGATAACGGAACCTGGAGAAATCCTGAGGAAGCTCGGTGAGCTGGGGATAGACAGCATTCTAATCGAGGGTGGAAGGATAGCGTGCGAGTTCTTAGCTTTTGCGGACAAGTTCTACCTCTTCTACGGGCCAAAGCTCTTCGGAAACGGAATCAAGCCCTTCGAGTGCCTAAAGGTCGAGAACGCCGACTATGCCCTTCTGCTGAGGATCGAGTCCATTGAGAGGCTCGGCGAGAGCTTTCTTGTAACCGCCTATCCAGGTGATGGAGATGTTCAGCGGAATCGTTGA
- a CDS encoding DNA polymerase sliding clamp, which translates to MPFEIVFDGAKDFADLIATASNLIDEAAFKITEEGIGMRAMDPSRVVLIDLNLPESIFSKYEVEEEETIGINMDHFKKILKRGKNKDTLILRKGDENFLEVTFEGTAKRTFKLPLIEVEELELDLPELPFTAKVIVLGEVLKEAVKDASLVSDAMKFIATENEFIMRAEGETNEVEIKLTLEDEGLLDLEVEEETKSAYGISYLADMIKGIGKADEVIIRFGNEMPLQMEYPIRDEGRLIFLLAPRVED; encoded by the coding sequence ATGCCGTTCGAAATAGTTTTCGATGGTGCCAAGGATTTTGCCGATCTTATAGCCACCGCGAGCAACCTCATCGACGAGGCTGCCTTCAAGATAACCGAGGAAGGAATTGGAATGCGCGCGATGGACCCGAGCAGGGTCGTTCTCATCGACCTCAACCTCCCGGAGAGCATCTTCTCCAAGTACGAGGTCGAGGAAGAGGAAACCATAGGAATCAACATGGACCACTTCAAGAAGATACTCAAGCGCGGCAAGAACAAGGACACCCTTATCCTCAGAAAGGGCGACGAGAACTTCCTCGAGGTCACCTTCGAAGGCACCGCCAAGAGAACCTTCAAGCTCCCGCTCATCGAGGTTGAGGAGCTTGAGCTCGACCTCCCGGAGCTGCCGTTCACCGCCAAGGTCATCGTCCTCGGTGAGGTTCTCAAGGAGGCCGTCAAGGACGCTTCCCTTGTCAGCGACGCCATGAAGTTCATAGCCACCGAGAACGAGTTCATAATGCGCGCCGAGGGAGAGACCAACGAGGTCGAAATAAAGCTCACCCTTGAGGACGAAGGCCTGCTCGACCTTGAGGTTGAGGAGGAAACCAAGAGCGCCTACGGAATCAGCTACCTCGCGGACATGATAAAGGGCATCGGCAAGGCCGACGAGGTCATAATCCGGTTCGGCAACGAGATGCCCCTCCAAATGGAGTACCCGATAAGGGACGAGGGCAGGCTGATATTCCTCCTCGCCCCGCGCGTCGAGGACTGA
- a CDS encoding DNA replication complex subunit Gins51 — protein MDIVKLRELLEQELSSPDLTELDGEFYREFDSLIKALKLSAESSRERGEDIEERLYLAQLGIAEKLMREIIKIRLHKIVDLAVEGIPGELTAEEKKIFTVLRAFIEREELAVPEVAEEELPERVPESPAEPLKRTAPSEAYIIKIDLPKILDPELREYGPFRAGDLVVIPRSLGKVLVERDAAERIRIAP, from the coding sequence GTGGACATCGTCAAGCTCAGGGAACTGCTAGAACAGGAACTTTCATCTCCGGACCTCACGGAGCTGGACGGGGAATTCTACCGCGAGTTCGACAGCCTAATTAAAGCCCTAAAGCTCAGCGCGGAGAGCTCCCGCGAGAGGGGCGAGGACATAGAGGAGAGGCTTTACCTTGCCCAGCTGGGAATAGCTGAGAAGCTCATGCGGGAGATAATCAAAATCCGGCTCCATAAAATCGTCGATCTGGCGGTTGAAGGAATACCCGGCGAGCTGACGGCCGAGGAGAAGAAGATATTCACGGTTCTGAGGGCCTTCATTGAGCGTGAGGAACTTGCCGTTCCCGAGGTCGCGGAAGAGGAACTTCCAGAGAGGGTCCCGGAGAGCCCGGCAGAGCCCTTGAAACGAACGGCCCCGAGCGAGGCGTACATAATCAAGATTGACCTTCCGAAGATACTCGACCCCGAGCTGAGGGAATACGGGCCGTTCAGGGCCGGCGACCTCGTCGTCATCCCCAGGAGCCTCGGGAAGGTTCTCGTCGAGAGGGACGCGGCCGAGAGAATAAGGATCGCCCCTTGA
- a CDS encoding immunoglobulin-like domain-containing protein has translation MNRILVVFAVFVLLLGILYAGTRETAKNTLSDAGTAVMRLDKGTYRVDEDLTLTIINNGSETLLVGASYRLYRLENGRWEELNLGFSFTGIGYTIPPGGNWSQTVPLVTHVSDGARKLEPLPPGRYRITKTVTIDRGRCGSGSDGITLSAEFEVVE, from the coding sequence GTGAATCGGATCCTGGTTGTTTTCGCCGTCTTCGTTCTCCTTCTTGGAATTCTCTACGCCGGAACACGTGAGACAGCTAAAAACACACTCTCCGATGCTGGAACCGCCGTCATGCGACTCGACAAAGGCACCTATCGCGTGGATGAGGACCTCACCCTCACGATAATCAACAACGGAAGCGAGACCTTACTCGTGGGTGCCTCGTACAGGCTCTACCGCCTGGAAAACGGAAGATGGGAAGAACTCAACCTCGGGTTCTCGTTCACCGGTATAGGCTACACGATACCTCCCGGCGGCAACTGGAGCCAAACCGTGCCCCTTGTTACACACGTTTCTGACGGTGCCAGGAAGCTTGAACCGTTGCCGCCCGGCAGGTACAGGATTACGAAGACCGTGACCATTGACAGGGGGCGCTGTGGGAGCGGGAGTGACGGGATAACCCTCTCCGCTGAGTTCGAGGTGGTTGAATGA
- the ribH gene encoding 6,7-dimethyl-8-ribityllumazine synthase, whose product MEVKTIEGAFIGKGLRIGIVVARFNDLLTEELLKGALDCFERHGVDRVDVVKVPGSFEIPLAAKKLIESGGYDAVLALGAVVRGETKHFDLVANEVAKGVAKVSLDSGVPVIFGVITVEDELQGFNRAGVKSNKGFEYAMATLEMANLMRELR is encoded by the coding sequence ATGGAGGTAAAAACAATCGAAGGGGCCTTTATAGGAAAGGGCCTAAGGATTGGCATCGTTGTTGCGCGCTTCAACGACCTCCTGACCGAGGAGCTCCTTAAGGGAGCACTCGACTGCTTCGAGAGGCACGGCGTCGATAGGGTGGACGTTGTGAAGGTCCCGGGTTCCTTCGAGATACCGCTTGCCGCCAAAAAGCTCATTGAGAGTGGGGGGTACGACGCGGTTTTAGCTTTAGGCGCCGTCGTGAGGGGGGAAACCAAGCACTTCGACCTCGTCGCGAACGAGGTTGCCAAAGGCGTAGCCAAGGTCTCCCTCGACAGCGGCGTTCCCGTAATCTTCGGTGTGATAACGGTCGAGGACGAGCTCCAGGGCTTCAACAGGGCGGGGGTAAAGAGCAACAAGGGCTTCGAGTATGCGATGGCAACGCTCGAGATGGCGAACCTCATGAGGGAGCTTCGTTGA
- a CDS encoding riboflavin synthase, which yields MFSGIVEGTGRARYSSGKLYVELPFEVEPGDSVSINGACLTVVEFDGRRAVFDVGEETLRRTNLREARIVNLERALKLGERLDGHIVTGHVDGTMRFLTVRRSGNTTWMAFEMPPERWGVAEKGSIALNGVSLTVARVEANRFWVQVIPYTLKNTNLGLLRPGDRVNYEIDVLARYVKRIMEART from the coding sequence ATGTTCAGCGGAATCGTTGAGGGGACGGGAAGGGCCCGCTACTCCTCCGGGAAGCTCTATGTCGAGTTACCCTTCGAGGTCGAACCCGGGGACAGCGTCTCCATTAACGGAGCCTGCCTAACGGTGGTCGAGTTCGATGGGAGGAGGGCGGTCTTCGACGTCGGCGAGGAGACCCTGAGGAGGACGAACTTGAGGGAAGCGCGAATTGTGAACCTAGAGAGGGCTTTGAAGCTCGGCGAAAGGCTCGACGGGCACATCGTTACGGGCCACGTGGACGGGACGATGCGCTTTTTAACTGTCAGACGCTCCGGGAACACGACGTGGATGGCCTTCGAGATGCCACCCGAGAGATGGGGAGTGGCCGAGAAGGGCTCCATAGCCCTAAACGGAGTTTCCCTCACCGTTGCGAGGGTAGAAGCCAACCGCTTTTGGGTCCAGGTAATTCCGTACACCCTCAAAAACACCAACCTCGGTCTCCTGAGGCCTGGTGATAGGGTGAACTACGAGATTGACGTCCTGGCCAGATACGTGAAGCGCATCATGGAGGCGAGAACATGA
- a CDS encoding peroxiredoxin — MVVIGEKFPEVEVNTTHGRIKLPDYFTEKGKWFVLFSHPADFTPVCTTEFYAMQKRAEEFRKLGVEPIGLSVDQVFSHLKWMEWIKENLGEEITFPVIADDRGDLAEALGMIPSGATITARAVFVVDDKGVIRAIVYYPAEVGRDWDEILRLVKALKTSTEKGVALPHKWPNNELIGDRAIVPPAGTVDAIKEREEAKAKGEIECYDWWFCHKKLE, encoded by the coding sequence ATGGTAGTGATAGGAGAAAAGTTCCCGGAGGTTGAGGTCAACACCACCCACGGCAGGATAAAGCTGCCCGACTACTTCACTGAGAAGGGCAAGTGGTTCGTTCTCTTCAGCCACCCGGCAGACTTCACCCCGGTTTGTACGACCGAGTTCTACGCGATGCAGAAGCGCGCCGAGGAGTTCAGGAAGCTCGGCGTCGAGCCGATCGGGCTGAGCGTTGATCAGGTCTTCAGCCACCTCAAGTGGATGGAGTGGATCAAGGAGAACCTCGGTGAGGAGATAACCTTCCCGGTCATCGCTGACGACCGCGGCGACCTCGCTGAGGCCCTCGGCATGATACCGAGCGGTGCCACCATCACCGCCAGGGCCGTCTTCGTCGTTGACGACAAGGGTGTCATCAGGGCCATCGTTTACTACCCGGCCGAGGTCGGCAGAGACTGGGACGAAATACTCAGGCTCGTCAAGGCCCTCAAGACCAGCACCGAGAAGGGCGTTGCCCTGCCGCACAAGTGGCCCAACAACGAGCTCATCGGCGACCGCGCCATCGTTCCGCCGGCAGGGACAGTCGATGCCATCAAGGAGCGCGAGGAAGCCAAGGCCAAGG
- a CDS encoding molybdopterin-dependent oxidoreductase: MPFSVCMRDCYDTCSMVSELKDGRLRVKGNPEHPITAGFLCPKGALLPRWFHANDRLKNPLVRTGERGSGSFLETSWEEAIELVATKLREIIEKHGSESVLVYQYAGDRGVVNYAFPLRLFHYLNTAMLDYGICDRAGQEALKDVYGTAIGMDPEELKNQKLIVYWGINAFWTNLHGFTFAKKHGLEIWTVDVVRTETAKRSDRFFRIRPDTDVLFALGVAKVIIEEELYDRVFVRENVYGFEEFKNYVKTLSLDYVSRETGIRVEEIETFAREFAEKRGIIHIGYGFQRSLAGGEAVRAISILPALVGHRFGFIYDMKTIDKSYAEGAFLRTRPARRIPQMKLAEYIERGEVKFLYVYNSNPLASLPNQNLLRKALRESDVFVVTHDIFLTDTALYSDVVLPANTFFERLDIADSYYHRHVALNEPVARLYGKSNSEITRLLAKALGINNPYLYESDEGIVKKVLELNGLSWQELKAKGFVKVPEKPKEWETPSGKIEFYSQRAVRRGLSPFPEYRKFEGKYPLRLLTPTHRMTITSQYHNTHGMIDPYLYINPADASERDIEDGDTIEVFNDNGSIRTEARLTEDVPQGVVMLYKAFWVRLLGWNANFLTGDETVERYGNGSAYHSTWVEIRKV, from the coding sequence ATGCCGTTCTCGGTCTGCATGAGGGACTGCTACGACACATGCTCGATGGTGAGCGAGCTGAAGGACGGCCGGCTCAGGGTTAAGGGCAACCCTGAGCACCCAATAACGGCCGGCTTCCTCTGCCCGAAGGGTGCTTTGCTTCCGAGATGGTTCCACGCCAACGACAGGCTCAAAAATCCTCTCGTGAGGACAGGCGAACGCGGAAGCGGGAGCTTCCTGGAGACAAGCTGGGAAGAAGCCATTGAACTCGTTGCCACGAAGCTCAGGGAGATCATCGAAAAGCACGGGAGTGAAAGCGTCCTCGTTTATCAGTACGCCGGCGATAGGGGAGTTGTCAACTACGCCTTCCCGCTGAGGCTCTTCCATTATCTCAACACCGCCATGCTCGACTACGGTATCTGCGACAGGGCAGGGCAGGAGGCGCTTAAGGACGTTTATGGAACGGCAATCGGTATGGATCCTGAGGAGCTCAAAAATCAGAAGCTCATCGTCTACTGGGGGATAAACGCCTTCTGGACGAACCTGCACGGATTCACCTTCGCCAAAAAACACGGCCTCGAAATCTGGACGGTTGACGTTGTGAGAACCGAAACGGCCAAGCGCTCCGACAGGTTCTTTCGGATAAGGCCCGATACCGACGTCCTCTTCGCCCTTGGAGTTGCAAAGGTTATAATCGAGGAGGAACTCTACGATAGAGTCTTCGTCCGCGAGAACGTTTACGGCTTTGAAGAATTCAAGAATTATGTAAAAACATTATCGCTTGATTATGTAAGCAGGGAGACTGGGATAAGGGTTGAGGAAATAGAAACCTTCGCAAGGGAGTTCGCCGAGAAGAGGGGAATAATCCACATCGGCTATGGCTTCCAGCGCTCCCTAGCTGGTGGGGAGGCGGTTAGGGCGATTTCGATTCTCCCAGCGTTGGTGGGCCATCGCTTCGGCTTCATCTACGACATGAAGACGATAGACAAGAGCTACGCCGAGGGCGCTTTTCTGCGAACCAGACCGGCCAGGAGAATCCCCCAGATGAAGCTTGCGGAGTACATCGAACGGGGCGAGGTAAAGTTCCTCTACGTCTACAACTCCAATCCCCTCGCAAGCCTGCCGAACCAGAACCTGCTGAGGAAGGCTTTAAGAGAAAGCGACGTTTTCGTGGTTACACACGACATCTTTCTGACTGATACGGCCCTCTACTCCGACGTCGTTCTTCCCGCGAACACCTTCTTTGAGCGCCTGGACATAGCAGATTCCTACTACCACCGCCACGTGGCTTTAAACGAACCCGTTGCAAGGCTCTACGGCAAGAGCAACAGCGAGATAACGAGGCTTCTGGCGAAGGCCCTTGGAATAAACAACCCCTACCTCTACGAGAGCGACGAGGGGATCGTAAAGAAGGTTCTCGAACTCAACGGACTGAGTTGGCAGGAGCTGAAGGCCAAGGGCTTCGTCAAAGTTCCAGAAAAGCCAAAGGAGTGGGAGACGCCAAGCGGGAAAATCGAGTTCTACTCTCAAAGGGCAGTTCGGAGAGGATTGAGTCCGTTTCCAGAGTACCGGAAGTTCGAGGGGAAGTATCCCCTCCGGCTCCTCACCCCAACACACAGAATGACGATAACGAGCCAGTACCACAACACACACGGAATGATTGACCCCTACCTCTACATCAACCCTGCCGATGCCTCTGAGAGAGACATTGAAGACGGGGACACCATCGAGGTATTCAACGACAACGGGAGCATCAGAACGGAGGCCCGGCTTACGGAGGACGTTCCTCAAGGGGTTGTGATGCTCTACAAGGCATTTTGGGTTAGACTTCTCGGCTGGAACGCGAATTTCCTGACGGGGGATGAAACCGTCGAAAGGTATGGTAACGGCTCCGCTTATCATTCAACCTGGGTCGAGATCAGGAAGGTTTGA
- a CDS encoding transcription factor S: MKFCPKCGNLMLPDRKRKVWVCRSCGYEEPFDEEKDREKTKITQKVEHKPDEGIIVVEQDVTTLPTTKVTCPKCGNDTAYWWEMQTRAGDEPSTIFYKCTKCGHVWRAYE; encoded by the coding sequence ATGAAGTTCTGTCCAAAGTGCGGTAACCTCATGCTCCCTGACAGGAAGAGGAAGGTATGGGTATGCCGCTCATGCGGTTATGAGGAGCCCTTTGATGAAGAGAAAGATAGGGAGAAAACAAAGATTACCCAGAAGGTCGAGCACAAGCCCGACGAGGGAATCATCGTCGTCGAGCAGGACGTCACGACCCTGCCGACCACCAAGGTCACCTGCCCGAAGTGCGGCAACGATACCGCCTACTGGTGGGAGATGCAGACGAGGGCCGGCGATGAGCCGAGCACCATATTCTACAAGTGCACCAAGTGCGGCCACGTCTGGAGGGCCTACGAGTGA
- a CDS encoding bifunctional 3,4-dihydroxy-2-butanone-4-phosphate synthase/GTP cyclohydrolase II — protein sequence MNWEEIRKAVLDGKPVVLIDDRREFEADLIYPAEIASSEVVSFMLSAKGLLCLTMDMDEALKRGFFPLPSKEGETNFLIPVDYRDTFTGITAEERALTARKIAEGLGIEAFRYPGHLPLLGGIGLNRRRGHTESSLELMGLLGFKRYALIVEILDEKGNSHNRDYALNFAREHGLPVLTTDDVWKEFVRRKGLIKVYANARLPTRYGEFRIIAFDNELDFREHVAIVKEPYGEVPLVRIHSKCLTGDTLTSLKCDCGSQLAHALMMIAQEGGIFLYMDQEGRGIGLKEKIKAYELQDNGLDTVEANEALGHKADERTYEAAFQMLRALGVSKVKLITNNPAKAKALEEFGIEVVETVPAPGEVTEHNRPYLRVKAEKLGHRLPFEV from the coding sequence ATGAACTGGGAGGAGATTAGGAAAGCGGTACTCGATGGGAAGCCGGTCGTTTTGATAGACGACAGGAGGGAGTTCGAAGCGGATTTGATTTATCCCGCGGAGATTGCCTCGTCCGAGGTCGTCAGCTTCATGCTCTCGGCCAAGGGGCTTCTCTGCCTCACGATGGACATGGACGAGGCTCTAAAGCGGGGCTTCTTCCCCCTCCCGAGCAAGGAGGGCGAAACGAACTTCCTGATTCCGGTCGATTACAGGGATACGTTCACGGGGATAACCGCGGAGGAGAGGGCTTTAACCGCTCGAAAAATTGCCGAGGGGCTGGGCATCGAGGCCTTCCGCTACCCCGGTCATCTTCCGCTCCTCGGCGGGATTGGACTGAACAGGCGCCGCGGTCACACCGAGAGCTCGCTGGAGCTGATGGGGCTCCTCGGCTTCAAACGCTACGCCCTGATAGTGGAGATTCTCGACGAGAAGGGCAATTCCCACAACAGGGACTACGCGCTCAACTTCGCGAGGGAGCACGGTTTGCCTGTCCTTACAACCGACGACGTCTGGAAGGAGTTCGTGAGGAGGAAGGGACTGATTAAAGTTTACGCCAACGCGAGGCTGCCGACGCGCTACGGCGAGTTCAGAATCATAGCCTTCGACAACGAGCTGGACTTCAGGGAGCACGTGGCGATAGTGAAGGAGCCCTACGGTGAGGTTCCGCTGGTAAGGATCCACTCGAAATGCCTGACCGGGGACACCTTGACCTCTCTCAAGTGCGACTGCGGCAGTCAGCTGGCCCATGCCCTAATGATGATAGCCCAGGAGGGGGGCATATTCCTCTACATGGACCAGGAGGGCAGGGGAATAGGGCTGAAGGAGAAGATAAAGGCCTACGAGCTCCAGGATAATGGCCTCGACACGGTTGAGGCAAACGAGGCGCTCGGCCATAAGGCCGACGAGAGAACCTACGAAGCTGCGTTTCAGATGCTCCGCGCTTTGGGAGTCTCCAAGGTCAAGCTAATCACCAACAACCCGGCAAAAGCCAAAGCCCTCGAGGAGTTCGGAATCGAGGTCGTCGAGACGGTTCCGGCCCCTGGGGAGGTTACGGAGCACAACAGACCTTACCTCAGGGTGAAGGCTGAGAAGCTCGGCCACAGGCTGCCCTTCGAGGTTTAG
- a CDS encoding immunoglobulin-like domain-containing protein, with protein sequence MRKIIPVLLIVLLIPVGYYFASYWGGSANSGPGEGNIAHAPTGGCPIIENSTPECRPMNDFMKLNRTVYSPNDTMVITITNNGNVNFTTSYHFSLYRLENGTWKEVPVNLMFIEIAVIIEPGKSWEQRVNLADLNLEPGRYKIEKTVVVTEPVNKRSIGIKASAEFDVRG encoded by the coding sequence GTGAGGAAAATTATTCCAGTCCTGCTGATAGTTCTTCTGATTCCGGTCGGGTATTACTTCGCTTCCTACTGGGGAGGATCTGCCAACAGCGGCCCCGGAGAAGGGAACATCGCCCACGCTCCTACCGGAGGCTGTCCGATAATCGAGAACTCCACACCGGAGTGCCGGCCGATGAATGACTTCATGAAACTCAACAGGACGGTTTACTCCCCCAACGACACGATGGTCATAACGATAACCAACAACGGAAACGTCAACTTCACCACGAGCTACCACTTCAGCCTCTACAGACTGGAGAATGGAACGTGGAAGGAGGTTCCGGTGAACCTAATGTTCATAGAGATAGCCGTCATAATAGAGCCCGGAAAAAGCTGGGAGCAGCGGGTGAACCTGGCTGACCTCAACCTCGAGCCGGGCCGCTACAAAATAGAGAAAACTGTAGTGGTTACAGAGCCGGTGAATAAGAGGAGTATAGGGATTAAAGCCTCGGCCGAGTTCGACGTGAGGGGCTGA
- a CDS encoding ATP-binding protein, whose protein sequence is MFINRQAELSLLEERLERGKAEFIVIYGRRRIGKTALLLEFLKRNGGIYLLARETSEAENLRRFSQRIAEHFNDGFLEKNPFQSWDAFFEYLHTKAEKRLVVIIDEFPYLVKANPALPSILQEYWDLKLSKSQIYLVICGSSVSMMERLLGYKSPIYGRRTAQLRVNPLGFFGARAFLPRYSIEEFVRAYGILGGTPAYLLEFDDSKSIEENLKSYFQPDSFLYGDARFVLMEELDEPRNYFAIMESIARGKTTLGEIMNETGLERGTVGKYLSVLIDLGFVKREVPVTASRKSRRGRYYIADPYFAFWFRYVHPNEDLVETGQGELLVDIIMGDLNEYLGWIFEEVARQFLIELNKAGELPFRFTKIGRWWRKGEEVDLVALNERERQALFVEVKWKNLGGREARGILKELERKAELVGLEGWEKRYGIVAKGVEGKEKLNDEGWQVWDLEDFEENVKLGLK, encoded by the coding sequence ATGTTCATCAATAGGCAGGCAGAGCTTTCCCTGCTTGAAGAGAGGCTCGAAAGAGGGAAGGCTGAGTTCATCGTCATCTACGGCAGAAGGAGGATCGGAAAAACGGCACTCCTCCTTGAGTTCCTCAAAAGAAACGGTGGAATTTACCTCCTCGCAAGAGAGACGAGCGAGGCCGAAAACCTCAGGCGGTTTTCCCAAAGGATAGCCGAGCACTTTAACGACGGTTTCCTCGAAAAGAACCCCTTTCAGAGCTGGGACGCATTCTTTGAATACCTCCATACGAAAGCCGAGAAAAGACTGGTAGTCATCATCGACGAGTTCCCATATCTGGTGAAGGCCAACCCCGCTTTGCCATCAATCCTCCAGGAGTACTGGGACTTAAAGCTGAGTAAAAGCCAGATTTACCTCGTCATCTGTGGCTCAAGCGTCTCGATGATGGAAAGGCTTCTCGGCTACAAGAGCCCGATATACGGCAGGAGGACGGCACAGCTGAGGGTGAATCCGCTGGGCTTCTTCGGGGCGAGGGCTTTTTTGCCCCGCTACTCGATTGAGGAGTTCGTTAGAGCCTATGGAATCCTCGGGGGAACACCAGCTTATCTCCTTGAGTTTGACGACTCAAAGAGCATCGAGGAGAACCTTAAATCCTACTTCCAGCCGGATTCCTTCCTCTACGGAGACGCCCGCTTCGTCCTTATGGAAGAACTCGACGAGCCGAGGAACTATTTCGCGATAATGGAATCCATCGCGAGGGGGAAGACGACGCTCGGCGAGATTATGAACGAAACGGGACTTGAGAGGGGGACCGTTGGGAAGTACCTCAGCGTTCTCATCGACCTCGGCTTCGTAAAGAGGGAAGTTCCAGTCACGGCGAGCAGGAAGAGCCGGAGAGGGAGATACTATATAGCCGACCCCTACTTCGCCTTCTGGTTCCGCTACGTTCACCCGAACGAGGATCTGGTGGAGACCGGACAGGGAGAGCTTCTCGTGGATATCATTATGGGCGACCTTAACGAGTACCTCGGCTGGATTTTTGAGGAGGTTGCACGGCAATTTTTAATCGAGCTGAACAAGGCTGGGGAACTTCCCTTCCGCTTCACCAAAATTGGAAGATGGTGGAGGAAGGGGGAAGAGGTCGATTTGGTGGCTTTGAATGAAAGGGAGAGACAGGCGCTCTTCGTTGAGGTCAAGTGGAAAAACCTTGGCGGGCGAGAGGCGCGGGGCATTTTGAAGGAGTTGGAGAGGAAGGCTGAGCTGGTTGGGCTTGAGGGGTGGGAGAAGCGTTATGGGATCGTTGCTAAGGGCGTGGAAGGGAAAGAAAAGCTAAACGATGAAGGCTGGCAGGTTTGGGACTTGGAGGACTTCGAGGAAAACGTTAAATTAGGATTGAAATGA